The DNA region ATCCTCTCATTTCATTCCCTCTTCATCCCTAGCATATAGAGTATCTATGAAAGTTGACCTTGCGACTGTATACATAATCACACCCTACAAGGATAAATCCTCCGATGGTACAGCtatttgaaacttgattgcaATGAACAGAGTAACCTAAAAGGTTTAGCGAGTAGTAAACAGCAGCCCAGATGGGAGATGGCAAAAGCACAATTGCTTCCCAACAAAGAGGTGCGCCTAATAAATTTTGCTAGGGTCAGCGAGAGAATATGTAAAAGTCCAATAACTGAACAAACCACTTGGACCCTCTATCCTTCTTATCAAGCAGCCAAATGAAAGTCCAAATTTCTCTTCCTACTTCCTCATCCAGATACTTGTCCGTATATCTGCTCCATAATCATTAGCAGAAGTAGATCTCTCTTAAGTGCCTAAAAAGTTCTCCAACATGCAAATTGGTGACAGTGGGTCAGGGATGCGTGTATAGCGTTCAGGTATATGCAGGATTTCCTAATTCCTACCactggaaaaaccaattttcaCAAGTCCCTGTATAGTAATGCTAACGAAAGGTATATTTCGGCCACCAGCTTATGCTTGGATGCGCGACATAGCAGCCATTAATGTTCCGGTCGAGAAGCAAAATAAAACCGCCCATACAACCGTGGAATGGATTGCCAGTTGATGAAGCTAGAATGAAcatctaaaacaaaatatttacgTTCACACTGTGGCGTATAATGATCATTTCGTGCTGATGAAATTacattataaaattttgagaagaagcagatattaaaaaaaatatggatGCTTGACACCACTGATTATGATGCACTTAAACTTCAGAAGGAACCTAACCAGTAAAAGTACAACAATCGCATCTCTATGATTGCAAATTGTACAAGAGATCACCcgatcaaaataaaaaattatataagaaaCCACAGTTTTGGCTTAATGCAATTCATTCCATGAATTCTATCACATCCTACTGGCTATTACAAGATAACTAGCCTACTCGTGATCTAAGAAACAGAATGCTtacttcattaattttttattataagttCAAGAACACAGTGAGCACACATTTTGTATAAAAGGGCATCAATTTCCCATGATATAATCAACCCGCAAGGTCCTACAGAGCAATTTATTCTATGATGAATAAAGACATTAGGTTTGCAAGAACATAACGTATTGGTACCTTCTGTTCATGCTCGGCATCTGAGCTGCCTTGTTCCTGGACAGGCACCTCGGTAACCTGCAGTGAGGAGCCATTAACCTGAACCTGGAAAGGAGCATAATTTCCTGCAGCAGCCACATCGACAGGAGCTTTCATCTCCGGCGTGGCCGTGAAATAATCCGATACCATAATCTTATTGAGCCTCTCTCTCAACTCAGCATCTGAAAATTCAACAAGAGACTTCTTTCAGAAACCATGAATCTAGTCATAGAAAACCACCATGATCCCATAACTGAAGTAGACAGAGCTAGAAGATTACAGGTAATGCCGGAATTCGGCTCAATGGCCTGGTCCGAGCGCGCGAGCCAGAGCTTGGCGTGTTCCAGGCACCGCTCCAGGGCGTTCTTGTGCGACAAACTGGTGTCCACTGGCCTCGAGATCAAGAGATTTCCCAAGCTCGAAATGGTGTCCAAGTCCTTCTCCCCCAGAAGATCGGTGGCGTCGTCGGTTACGTAGTCATAGGTCAGGCAGCATCCCCTCTCGTGCGTCCTCGTCAGCATCGTCGCCGTGAAATCGCTCTGCGACTTCACGTCGAACAAGGCCCCGAAGTAGAGCAGATTGAGGAGATCCTTGAGGTCCGAGTCCTCTGAAGGGGCGGGGGCGGATTCCTCCGGCGAAGGGGAGACCTGGTAGCGCTGGACGGCGAGGTTGAGCTCCTCCTGGAGGGCGACGCTGAGCTGGGGGCGGAGCTTCTCAAGCTCGTCCATGGAGGCGACGACATAGGGCTTGGAGCGGAGGACCTCTTCCTGCTCCTTGTTGAGGGACTTGCCTTGGGCGAGGGACTCTTCCATCTGGAGGATGCGATTGTGTTTCTTGCGGAGGGTTCGGATGCGCTTGTTGATAAGGCTGAGGACGGGGCCGTCGGTCGCATCGGATGACGCCGTGGCCGCCATCATGGAGGAGGCTGATCGGACTGGGTTAGGGTTTTCGGGGGAGGCGGGGGCGGGAAGGGGCGAATGGCGTGAGACTTGGACAGTCAGTATTAGCAGGGGAAAGAGGGATGTTTGGGTTTTAGATTATCCGGCAAATTTTGTttaaaacaaatataaaataatttttttcgctGGAAAATTAAATACAACTATCGGACGACGTTTTTCTTACCTTCctggaaaaattaattaccgCTCTTGCttttgggggaaaaaaaaaaaggcgaaACCATGGAAAGCAACGTCGCGTTATCGACCATAATGATGTATGCCAATTCAGGTCGAAATTGAATCCGGCCAAGTCCCAATAAAAGGTTCCTCATGGGTTTTCACAGTCAATGTCGAAGTCGACCTAACTCGTGCATTCCCATTTAGGGCAAGCAGTCAAGGATTAGA from Punica granatum isolate Tunisia-2019 chromosome 3, ASM765513v2, whole genome shotgun sequence includes:
- the LOC116199861 gene encoding uncharacterized protein LOC116199861 — encoded protein: MMAATASSDATDGPVLSLINKRIRTLRKKHNRILQMEESLAQGKSLNKEQEEVLRSKPYVVASMDELEKLRPQLSVALQEELNLAVQRYQVSPSPEESAPAPSEDSDLKDLLNLLYFGALFDVKSQSDFTATMLTRTHERGCCLTYDYVTDDATDLLGEKDLDTISSLGNLLISRPVDTSLSHKNALERCLEHAKLWLARSDQAIEPNSGITYAELRERLNKIMVSDYFTATPEMKAPVDVAAAGNYAPFQVQVNGSSLQVTEVPVQEQGSSDAEHEQKGEDERVNQEQDAPVQASPVEEAPECQAGDGDTSEAPPAQAEGEIDQQAEEEFNQQKDSDVKEQQFHPRRSYQNHRGGRLGGGGGGRRGYYGGRGGRGGGGGYQNGRHQYYDQPGNYYPRGYYNNRGRGGRGGSGHPYNNHHHHGPPIRGGHGQVDVGVAS